The proteins below are encoded in one region of Diorhabda carinulata isolate Delta chromosome 3, icDioCari1.1, whole genome shotgun sequence:
- the LOC130891094 gene encoding ral guanine nucleotide dissociation stimulator-like 1 isoform X2, protein MLLPTNSSPIGFQHELYQSVTEKTKFFASKCVNKSPSKEKSGETLRRNRFRFCVCTGPRKSNKKTTKWYVKPTWRLWGEEKADGALYTVYLKKVRYHRPTRSLSSSHSDSDDEISHLEWETVRVRFVKAGTLKKLVEALSTDDGELETTYINVFLATYRSFSTPKEVLKLLLERYAELAGTQNGKPDQHEQHRKTLISALHVWLDSYPEDFKDPPNHSALRQLLHFCEEYLPSTELDAKVRHRIERYTREAQVDPLVAPPPPPAFAMRSVAAGWRVYKLPDVPVRHFAEQLTRMDVALFKKLVPHQCLGAVWSRRDKSRSHEAATVLATVNQFNAVSFRVISSILVDPSLRFNERAAVISTWIDIAQELRLIKNFSSLKSIISGLQSNPIYRLQKTWQTIPKEKIELFDELARIFSEDNNQMTQRELLMREGTAKFADTFGENDKHLQKVFQKQNHHVANISFGTIPYLGTFLTDLTMIDTAIPDTISDGLINFDKRRKEFEVLAQIKLLQGAANAYHFTEDPAFDRWFDTILVLDDREAYQLSCQIEPSNNANNSKTKRRTSGHQKNDSIASTSSSNSSQFYCDIDSTPSSPHNSLERKLSPSQMSNSSSNSSLPSLDVSLNSSHSGSANNKLQVPPNHNSSGTLSNQSQKSNPDFYIIKVTYETDSVETDGIVLYKSIMLSNNERTPQVIRNAMYKLGLEGNPDRYTLAQVLPEKEMVLPPNSNVYYAVNTQYNLNFILRPKKSEEKDTTQGKNSKSKYKL, encoded by the exons CCCACATGGCGATTGTGGGGCGAAGAGAAAGCGGATGGCGCCCTCTACACAGTTTACCTCAAGAAAGTACGTTACCATCGACCTACAAGAAGCTTGTCATCTTCGCATTCA GACTCCGACGATGAAATATCCCACTTAGAATGGGAAACGGTTCGAGTACGTTTTGTTAAAGCCGgtactttgaaaaaattagtcGAAGCTCTTTCTACCGATGATGGAGAACTCGAAACAACTTATATTAATGTATTTCTGGCAACTTACAGGAGTTTCTCTACACCAAAAGAAGTATTGAAGCTTCTGTTGGAAAGGTACGCCGAATTGGCCGGAACGCAAAACGGAAAACCGGATCAACACGAACAACATCGGAA AACTTTAATTTCTGCTTTACACGTATGGCTAGACAGTTACCCGGAAGATTTCAAAGATCCGCCAAATCATTCCGCCCTTCGTCAGCTGCTACATTTCTGTGAAGAATATCTACCTTCCACTGAGCTGGATGCCAAAGTACGACATAGAATAGAAAG ATATACAAGAGAAGCTCAAGTGGACCCCCTTGTTGCTCCTCCTCCTCCTCCCGCGTTTGCTATGCGATCAGTAGCAGCTGGATGGAGGGTTTACAAATTACCAGATGTACCTGTACGCCATTTTGCGGAACAACTCACAAGGATGGATGtg GCTTTATTCAAGAAGTTAGTACCTCATCAATGCCTGGGTGCTGTTTGGTCTCGAAGAGATAAAAGTAGATCCCACGAGGCTGCTACCGTCTTAGCTACAGTTAACCAATTTAACGCGGTATCGTTCCGAGTGATATCCTCGATTCTAGTCGATCCAAGTTTAAGATTCAACGAGAGAGCAGCCGTTATTTCCACGTGGATAGACATCGCGCAAGAATTGAGGCTCATCAAGAATTTTTCCAGCTTGAAATCAATTATTAGTGGGTTGCAAAGTAACCCCATTTACAG GCTACAAAAAACTTGGCAAACTattccaaaagaaaaaattgaattgtttgatGAACTGGCACGGATATTCAGCGAAGACAACAATCAAATGACGCAAAGGGAATTACTTATGAGGGAAGGTACCGCCAAATTTGCTGATACTTTCGGTGAAAACGACAAACATTTACAAAAAGTATTCCAAAAACAAAACCATCACGTAGCGAATATTTCTTTTGGAACTATACCGTATTTGGGTACATTTTTGACGGATCTCACCATGATCGATACTGCCATACCGGATACCATATCTGATGGATTGATTAATTTCGACAAGAGGAGGAAGGAGTTCGAGGTGCTCGCTCAGATCAAGTTACTGCAAG GTGCCGCAAATGCTTACCATTTTACGGAAGATCCGGCATTCGATAGATGGTTCGATACCATTCTAGTATTGGATGATAGAGAAGCTTATCAACTTAGTTGTCAAATCGAACCTTCAAACAACGCCAATAATTCCAAAACTAAAAGACGTACATCGGGACATCAGAAAAACGATTCTATAGCTAGTACTTCGAGTAGTAATAGCTCACAATTTTATTGCGATATCGACAGTACACCGAGTTCACCACATAATAGTTTGGAAAGAAAATTGAGTCCGTCTCAGATGTCGAACTCGAGCAGTAACTCCTCGTTACCTTCGCTGGATGTGTCACTTAATAGTTCGCATTCAGGTAGCGCCAATAATAAACTTCAG gTACCTCCTAACCATAATAGTTCAGGAACATTAAGCAACCAATCACAGAAGAGTAATCCGgatttttacataataaaagTTACATACGAAACTGACAGTGTAGAAACGGATGGCATAGTCCTTTATAAAAGTATAATGTTGAGTAACAATGAAAGAACGCCTCAAGTGATCAGAAACGCAATGTACAAATTAGGGTTGGAGGGAAATCCGGATCGATACACGTTAGCTCAAGTTTTACCAGAAAAAG aaaTGGTTCTACCTCCAAATTCCAATGTGTACTATGCGGTCAACACCCAGTACAATTTGAATTTCATCCTACGTCCTAAAAAGTCCGAGGAAAAGGACACTACTCAAGggaaaaactcaaaaagcaAATATAAGTTATAA